A genome region from Sphingobacteriaceae bacterium GW460-11-11-14-LB5 includes the following:
- a CDS encoding GNAT family N-acetyltransferase, whose protein sequence is MIFREARLTDIPAIQIVRHAVKENTLSDPALVTDKDCEEFMTQRGKGWVCEVDGELVGFSIVDLKEHNIWALFLRPEFEGKGIGKELHRLMMDWYFNQTQETVWLGTSPNTRAEEFYTRQGWKNVGLVNKGEVKFEMTYADWVKRSA, encoded by the coding sequence ATGATATTCCGTGAAGCACGCCTAACTGACATACCAGCGATACAAATTGTCAGGCATGCGGTAAAAGAGAACACTTTGTCTGATCCGGCGCTGGTGACTGACAAAGATTGCGAAGAATTTATGACGCAGCGCGGCAAAGGATGGGTTTGCGAAGTGGATGGAGAACTGGTCGGTTTTTCCATTGTTGACCTGAAAGAACATAACATCTGGGCTTTATTTCTTCGTCCCGAATTTGAAGGTAAAGGCATTGGTAAAGAGCTGCACCGATTGATGATGGACTGGTATTTTAATCAAACTCAGGAAACGGTTTGGTTGGGTACCTCGCCCAATACCCGCGCGGAAGAATTTTATACCCGGCAAGGCTGGAAAAACGTTGGATTGGTCAACAAAGGTGAAGTGAAATTTGAAATGACTTATGCGGATTGGGTGAAACGAAGCGCTTAA
- a CDS encoding tryptophan synthase subunit beta, whose translation MKYKVNEKGYYGDFGGAYIPEMLYPNVEELRQNYLKIIDDADFQKEFHQLLKDYVGRPSPLYLAKRYSERYGANIFLKREDLNHTGAHKINNTIGQILLAEKLGKKRIIAETGAGQHGVATATVCALRNLECVIYMGEVDIERQAPNVARMKMLGAKVVPASSGSKTLKDATNEAMRDWINNPVDTHYIIGSVVGPHPYPDMVAIFQSIISEETKKQLLEQTGSDQPDYVLACVGGGSNAMGMFYHFMDDENVKLIAVEAAGKGVSSGFSAATTYLGKEGVLHGSRSILMQTEDGQVVEPHSVSAGLDYPGIGPQHAHLFKTGRGQYVSITDEESLDAGLLCTQLEGIIPAIESAHALAYLEKMEFKGGENVVVCLSGRGDKDLDTYIKYFNL comes from the coding sequence ATGAAATACAAAGTAAACGAAAAAGGATATTATGGAGATTTTGGTGGCGCGTACATCCCCGAAATGCTTTATCCAAACGTAGAAGAATTGCGTCAAAACTATTTAAAGATTATTGATGATGCCGATTTTCAAAAGGAATTTCATCAATTATTGAAAGATTATGTTGGCCGTCCTTCGCCTTTATATCTGGCCAAAAGGTATTCGGAAAGATATGGTGCCAATATTTTCTTAAAAAGAGAAGATTTAAACCATACCGGTGCACATAAGATCAACAATACCATCGGCCAGATTTTACTGGCAGAGAAGCTGGGCAAAAAAAGAATTATCGCCGAAACAGGCGCTGGTCAGCATGGTGTAGCCACGGCAACGGTATGTGCGCTGCGTAACCTGGAGTGTGTGATTTACATGGGTGAAGTCGATATCGAGCGCCAGGCACCGAACGTGGCCCGTATGAAAATGCTGGGCGCCAAGGTGGTTCCCGCAAGTTCAGGGAGTAAAACCTTAAAAGATGCCACTAATGAGGCGATGCGCGATTGGATCAACAATCCGGTAGATACGCATTACATTATCGGTTCGGTGGTTGGCCCGCATCCTTACCCTGATATGGTAGCGATTTTCCAATCGATTATCTCGGAAGAAACCAAAAAACAACTATTGGAGCAAACCGGAAGCGATCAGCCTGATTATGTTTTGGCTTGCGTAGGTGGTGGCAGTAACGCCATGGGTATGTTTTACCATTTTATGGATGATGAAAATGTGAAACTCATTGCGGTTGAAGCTGCGGGAAAAGGGGTATCGAGTGGGTTTTCTGCAGCAACTACTTATCTGGGTAAAGAAGGTGTGCTCCATGGCAGCAGAAGTATTTTAATGCAAACGGAAGACGGGCAGGTGGTGGAACCGCATTCGGTTTCTGCCGGATTGGATTACCCGGGGATTGGTCCACAGCATGCACATTTGTTTAAAACCGGTCGCGGACAATATGTTTCCATCACCGATGAAGAAAGTTTAGATGCAGGTTTGCTTTGCACCCAATTGGAAGGGATTATCCCGGCGATTGAAAGTGCACACGCCCTGGCTTACTTAGAAAAAATGGAATTTAAAGGTGGCGAAAACGTAGTGGTTTGCCTTTCAGGTCGTGGCGACAAGGATCTGGATACTTATATTAAATATTTTAACTTATAG
- a CDS encoding tryptophan synthase subunit alpha has product MNRIKQLFQEKKNILSIYYTAGYPNTGDTLQIAEALEQSGADMLEIGFPYSDPVADGPVIQASSKQSLDQGMTLQLLFEQLKDLRKKVTIPVLLMGYVNPVLQFGVEKFCEACAEVGVDGCIVPDLPMVEYEEFYKDCFEKHNLSNVFLITPQTAEERIHKIDGLTNGFIYLLSSSATTGKNLEVGNTTEAYFSRIKNLNLKNPTMIGFGISDKQTFDKACSYANGAIIGTAFVKAIADGNLAESVSNFMKKFKD; this is encoded by the coding sequence ATGAACCGAATTAAACAACTCTTCCAGGAGAAGAAAAATATATTATCAATTTATTATACCGCTGGTTATCCAAATACTGGCGATACGCTGCAAATTGCAGAGGCATTGGAGCAATCGGGTGCCGATATGCTCGAGATAGGGTTCCCTTACTCAGATCCAGTTGCCGATGGACCGGTAATTCAGGCGAGTAGCAAACAGTCATTAGATCAGGGAATGACGCTTCAGCTGCTTTTCGAACAGTTGAAAGACTTACGCAAAAAGGTTACTATTCCTGTTTTGTTAATGGGTTATGTGAACCCTGTTTTGCAGTTTGGCGTAGAAAAGTTCTGTGAAGCCTGTGCCGAAGTAGGCGTAGATGGTTGTATTGTTCCCGATCTGCCGATGGTAGAATACGAGGAGTTTTATAAAGATTGCTTCGAAAAACATAACCTGAGCAATGTGTTTTTAATCACCCCTCAAACAGCTGAAGAACGGATCCATAAAATTGACGGCTTAACCAATGGATTTATCTATTTGTTATCATCATCGGCTACTACGGGTAAAAACCTCGAAGTAGGCAATACCACTGAAGCCTATTTCAGCAGGATTAAAAACCTGAACCTGAAGAATCCAACCATGATTGGTTTCGGGATCAGCGATAAACAAACTTTTGATAAGGCCTGCTCGTATGCGAATGGCGCTATTATCGGTACAGCTTTCGTTAAAGCCATCGCTGATGGGAATTTAGCAGAAAGTGTGAGCAATTTCATGAAAAAGTTTAAGGATTAG
- a CDS encoding hydrophobe/amphiphile efflux-1 family RND transporter, whose product MFQKFIDRPVLSTVISILLVIVGILGLTKLPLERFPNIAPPSVLVTAVYPGANAETILRSVTPSLEEAINGVENMTYMTSSASNDGTLAITVYFQQGTNPDQAAVNVQNRVSQATSQLPAEVVQYGITTTKQQNSFIGAIGVYSEDPKKYDAVFVNNYAQINIIPELKRIPGVGSASVFGGIKDYSMRIWLNPSQLATYKITPNEVITAIQDKNLEAAPGRFGERSSEAFEYIIKYKGKLTKPEEYQNIAIRSNADGSILRLKDVARVELGAYSYGSVNRLNGHDGITIGVIQLSGSNANEIQIAIDKLLAKLSKDFPAGIKHNQFYRTKTDLDESINQVEHTLIEAFLLVFIVVFIFLQDFRSTLIPAIAVPVAIIGTFFFMQLFGFSVNLLTLFALVLAIGIVVDDAIVVVEAVHAKMEENPSLSPRAATTEAMNEITGAIISITLVMAAVFLPVGFMTGSTGIFYKQFALTMAIAIIISAVNALTLSPALAALFLKNKHAEGGHHAPKKGFVEKFYAGFNGGFNYMTNRYIGGLRVLIRNKWISMGGLALIVLVTIFLVGRTKTGFIPTEDQGFVAIAVASPSGTSLANTNKILKQAEAELRAMPSARFVMSLAGYNFLTASNSPSAGQIFLLLKPNDERGAVKNIDEIQNIVRAKMAAISAGTFFVFSFPTVPGFSNVEAMNVMLQDKTNGRLDKFSGVANNFIAKLMAKPAIAYAFTSYKADYPQLQLDVNDEKADQLGVSKKDILQTMQTYFGTAQASDFNRFGKYYRVVVQADVADRTDPASIDRVFVKNKSGESVPISTLVKLTRVYGSETASRYNLFNSIEVNAIPKPGFSSGDAIKAIEETAREQLPTGYAYEFSGQTREEISSGGQSTVIFLLCLVFVYFLLSAQYESYILPLAVILSIPTGVFGVFVVLGLTGIENNIYVQVALIMLIGLLAKNAILIVEFAVQRRKAGLSLVNAAIEAARLRIRPIIMTSLAFVFGLFPMSIATGPSAQGNHSISIGAAGGMVSGVILGLFIIPVLFVIFQALQEKISKKSRNEVVHHHGEPVNNNHVVYETV is encoded by the coding sequence ATGTTTCAGAAATTTATAGACAGGCCTGTACTTTCGACTGTTATTTCCATCTTATTGGTAATAGTTGGTATACTGGGCTTAACCAAGTTGCCCTTAGAGCGCTTTCCAAATATCGCACCTCCGTCGGTATTGGTAACAGCGGTATACCCTGGGGCCAATGCCGAAACGATTTTACGTTCGGTAACTCCATCATTGGAGGAAGCCATTAATGGTGTGGAGAACATGACCTACATGACCTCCAGCGCCAGTAATGATGGTACCCTGGCGATCACGGTATACTTTCAGCAAGGTACCAACCCCGATCAGGCCGCAGTTAATGTGCAAAACCGGGTTTCACAGGCCACCAGTCAACTGCCTGCTGAGGTAGTACAATATGGTATCACCACCACAAAACAGCAAAACAGTTTTATTGGCGCAATCGGGGTTTACTCGGAAGATCCAAAAAAATACGATGCGGTTTTTGTTAATAACTATGCACAAATCAATATCATTCCCGAACTTAAACGTATCCCGGGTGTAGGTTCGGCCAGTGTATTTGGTGGTATTAAAGATTATTCGATGCGGATTTGGTTAAACCCAAGTCAATTGGCTACTTATAAAATTACACCTAATGAAGTGATCACCGCCATTCAGGACAAAAACCTGGAAGCGGCTCCGGGCAGGTTTGGAGAAAGAAGTAGTGAGGCTTTTGAATACATCATTAAATATAAAGGTAAGCTGACCAAACCAGAGGAATATCAGAATATCGCGATCCGCTCTAATGCAGATGGTTCTATATTACGTTTAAAAGATGTGGCCCGTGTTGAATTGGGTGCATACAGTTATGGTAGTGTAAACCGTTTAAACGGACATGATGGGATTACCATTGGTGTAATCCAGTTATCAGGCTCGAATGCCAACGAAATCCAGATTGCCATTGATAAACTGTTAGCGAAACTTTCAAAAGATTTCCCGGCAGGTATTAAACACAATCAGTTTTACCGTACCAAAACCGATCTTGACGAATCCATCAATCAGGTGGAACACACTTTGATCGAAGCCTTTTTACTGGTATTTATCGTTGTATTTATCTTCCTTCAGGATTTCAGGTCAACTTTAATTCCAGCAATTGCCGTTCCGGTGGCGATTATCGGTACTTTCTTTTTCATGCAGCTGTTCGGCTTCTCGGTTAACCTTTTAACGCTGTTTGCATTGGTACTCGCCATTGGTATTGTGGTGGATGATGCGATTGTGGTCGTCGAAGCGGTGCATGCCAAAATGGAAGAAAATCCTTCGCTTAGTCCGAGGGCGGCAACTACCGAAGCGATGAACGAAATTACCGGGGCCATTATATCGATTACCCTGGTGATGGCAGCCGTATTTTTACCGGTTGGTTTTATGACCGGCTCAACAGGTATCTTTTACAAACAGTTTGCCTTAACCATGGCCATTGCCATCATTATATCGGCTGTTAACGCCTTAACTTTAAGTCCTGCTTTGGCAGCCTTATTCTTAAAGAACAAACATGCCGAAGGCGGTCATCACGCACCTAAAAAAGGTTTTGTAGAAAAGTTTTATGCAGGTTTTAACGGTGGCTTCAATTATATGACCAACCGTTATATTGGCGGCTTAAGGGTGTTGATCCGCAATAAATGGATCAGTATGGGCGGGCTTGCTTTAATCGTTTTGGTTACCATTTTTCTGGTAGGCAGAACCAAAACAGGCTTTATTCCGACAGAGGATCAGGGTTTTGTGGCGATCGCGGTGGCCAGTCCATCGGGAACATCACTGGCTAATACGAATAAAATATTAAAACAGGCTGAAGCTGAGTTGAGGGCGATGCCATCAGCACGATTTGTAATGTCGCTGGCCGGTTATAACTTTTTAACGGCTTCCAACAGTCCATCAGCTGGTCAGATTTTCTTATTGTTAAAACCAAACGACGAAAGGGGAGCGGTTAAAAATATCGATGAGATCCAGAATATCGTAAGGGCTAAAATGGCGGCTATCTCTGCCGGTACTTTCTTTGTATTCAGTTTTCCTACGGTTCCGGGCTTTAGTAATGTGGAAGCCATGAACGTGATGTTACAGGATAAAACGAATGGCAGACTGGATAAATTTAGTGGTGTAGCGAATAACTTTATCGCCAAGTTAATGGCGAAACCGGCTATTGCTTATGCTTTTACTTCTTATAAAGCAGATTATCCGCAGTTACAACTGGATGTTAACGACGAAAAAGCCGATCAGCTGGGCGTAAGTAAAAAAGATATTTTACAAACGATGCAGACTTATTTCGGTACGGCACAGGCATCAGATTTTAACCGCTTTGGTAAATACTACCGTGTAGTGGTTCAGGCGGATGTTGCCGACAGGACCGATCCGGCCAGTATCGACCGTGTGTTTGTGAAAAACAAATCTGGAGAAAGTGTGCCCATCAGTACGCTGGTTAAATTAACCCGTGTATATGGTTCGGAAACGGCTTCACGTTATAACCTGTTTAACTCGATCGAAGTCAATGCGATCCCTAAACCAGGTTTCAGTTCTGGTGATGCGATCAAGGCGATTGAAGAAACCGCCAGAGAACAATTGCCAACGGGTTATGCTTACGAATTCTCCGGACAAACCCGTGAGGAAATTTCTTCAGGCGGACAGTCGACGGTGATCTTCCTGTTATGTTTGGTGTTTGTTTACTTCTTATTATCGGCACAGTATGAGAGTTATATCCTGCCATTAGCGGTAATCTTATCTATCCCTACAGGTGTATTCGGTGTGTTTGTGGTATTGGGTTTAACCGGTATCGAAAATAACATTTATGTACAGGTAGCGCTGATCATGCTGATCGGATTGCTCGCTAAAAATGCCATCCTGATTGTGGAGTTTGCGGTACAGCGACGAAAGGCTGGACTGAGTTTGGTTAATGCGGCCATAGAAGCAGCGCGATTAAGGATCAGACCGATCATTATGACCTCACTGGCCTTTGTGTTTGGTTTATTCCCGATGAGTATTGCCACGGGGCCATCGGCACAGGGTAACCACTCCATCAGTATTGGTGCTGCAGGCGGTATGGTATCAGGTGTAATTTTAGGTTTGTTCATCATTCCGGTACTCTTTGTCATCTTCCAGGCTTTACAGGAAAAAATATCAAAAAAATCAAGAAATGAGGTTGTTCACCATCATGGAGAACCTGTCAATAATAATCATGTAGTTTATGAAACGGTTTAA
- a CDS encoding TetR family transcriptional regulator: MGSKERILRLKDETRTKILDAALNIVQTEGWQALSMRKIADQIEYTAPIIYEYFSNKDGILLELTRRGYLMLAKDIREARDKHESPEDKMEAMWIAYWNFAFAHKEFYQLMYGVDMVCCTVKNSMPEAENVGSMLGDVIESLFEKKPVSDNDICMKYYTYWSIIHGLISINLVRPNGRTTDELNQQILKDAIKGITLSINS; this comes from the coding sequence ATGGGAAGTAAAGAAAGAATTCTACGTTTAAAAGATGAAACCAGAACAAAAATTCTGGATGCTGCCTTGAACATTGTTCAAACAGAGGGCTGGCAGGCATTAAGTATGCGTAAAATTGCCGACCAGATTGAATATACTGCACCGATTATTTACGAATACTTTTCTAACAAAGATGGCATCTTACTGGAACTCACCAGAAGAGGGTATTTAATGTTGGCCAAAGATATCCGCGAAGCCAGGGATAAACACGAATCTCCGGAAGATAAAATGGAAGCCATGTGGATTGCCTACTGGAACTTCGCCTTTGCCCACAAAGAATTTTATCAGTTGATGTACGGTGTAGATATGGTTTGTTGTACTGTTAAAAATTCGATGCCTGAAGCCGAAAACGTAGGCAGTATGTTGGGCGATGTAATCGAATCGTTATTTGAGAAGAAACCAGTTTCAGACAATGATATCTGCATGAAGTATTACACCTATTGGTCGATCATTCATGGCTTGATTTCCATCAATTTAGTTCGCCCCAACGGAAGAACAACCGACGAGTTAAACCAGCAAATTTTAAAAGATGCCATCAAGGGCATTACGTTATCTATTAACAGTTAA
- a CDS encoding RND transporter has translation MKRFNIFTILLLALIWSGCSVSKDTALPNVAPGLFRNALPKDSSSVGGMPLKSFINDLTVQNLIDTALVKNYDMQIALKNIDAAEVLFKQSKLGYLPELKLQVAASSSRPSDNSLNGLSLNQFTGSSHIEDYNANLGVVWEADIWGKIRNQKAGALASFLQTEEARKAVQTRLVANVAQGYYNLLMLDAQLEIAKKNLKLNDSTLRIINLQFDAGQVTSLAIQQAQAQQLVAAQLIPRLEQNVTLQENALSVLIGTLPKAINRDSRLDKMSIPQELNAGFPSAMLSRRPDIKSAELALTIANAKVGVAKASLYPSLVITASGGINSFKASNWFNVPASLFGLVGAGITQPIFQRGQLKTSLELAKIDREKSVIQFRQSVLNAVGEVSDELTKVEKLKTQYSIAEKRAQTLQQASKNASLLFKSGMANYLEVITAQGNLLQSELELTTIKTEQLNAVVGLYRSLGGGWN, from the coding sequence ATGAAACGGTTTAATATTTTTACCATCCTGCTCCTGGCTTTAATCTGGAGCGGATGTTCGGTTTCGAAAGATACAGCCTTGCCCAATGTGGCACCAGGCTTGTTCAGAAACGCATTACCTAAAGATTCTTCAAGTGTTGGCGGTATGCCTTTGAAGAGTTTTATCAACGACCTTACTGTTCAAAATTTAATTGATACAGCATTGGTTAAAAATTACGATATGCAAATTGCATTGAAAAATATCGATGCCGCTGAAGTATTGTTTAAACAATCGAAATTGGGTTATTTGCCTGAATTGAAATTACAGGTGGCAGCGAGTTCGAGCCGTCCGTCTGATAACAGTTTAAATGGTTTAAGCCTGAACCAGTTTACCGGTTCGAGCCACATCGAAGATTACAATGCGAATCTGGGTGTGGTTTGGGAAGCCGATATCTGGGGTAAAATCCGTAATCAAAAAGCTGGCGCTTTAGCCAGTTTTTTGCAGACAGAAGAGGCACGTAAAGCCGTTCAAACGCGTTTGGTTGCCAATGTGGCACAAGGTTATTACAACCTGTTAATGCTTGATGCACAACTGGAAATCGCCAAAAAGAACTTAAAGCTTAACGACAGCACATTAAGGATTATCAATTTACAGTTCGATGCTGGTCAGGTTACTTCGCTGGCCATTCAGCAGGCACAGGCACAGCAATTGGTGGCGGCACAGCTGATCCCTCGTTTGGAGCAGAATGTAACTTTACAGGAGAATGCTCTAAGTGTATTGATTGGTACCTTGCCTAAAGCGATTAACCGCGATAGCCGTCTGGATAAAATGAGTATTCCACAGGAATTAAACGCAGGTTTTCCTTCTGCCATGTTAAGCCGCAGACCGGATATTAAAAGTGCTGAACTGGCTTTAACCATTGCCAATGCAAAGGTTGGGGTGGCGAAAGCGAGTTTATACCCATCGCTGGTGATTACCGCTAGCGGAGGCATCAACTCTTTTAAAGCGAGCAACTGGTTTAATGTACCGGCATCCTTATTCGGTTTGGTTGGGGCAGGGATTACGCAACCGATTTTTCAAAGAGGTCAGTTGAAAACTTCTTTGGAACTGGCTAAAATCGACCGTGAGAAATCAGTGATCCAGTTCCGTCAGTCGGTATTGAACGCGGTTGGTGAAGTGTCGGATGAGTTAACGAAAGTAGAGAAGTTAAAAACTCAATATAGTATCGCCGAGAAAAGGGCACAGACTTTACAACAGGCCTCGAAAAATGCAAGTTTGTTATTCAAAAGTGGTATGGCTAATTATTTAGAGGTGATTACCGCACAAGGCAATTTATTACAAAGCGAACTGGAGTTAACGACGATTAAAACGGAGCAGTTAAATGCTGTTGTTGGGTTGTATCGTTCGTTAGGGGGTGGCTGGAATTAA
- a CDS encoding efflux transporter periplasmic adaptor subunit, producing MKSLHRLYPLLNTVKQFNSIKLLLTISLLSIILVSCKSSPEQSAAAPPPPALPVSAINSSTETTYIEYPASIQGAVDIDVRPQVSGYLQSVLVNEGAYVTAGQTLFKINENPYREALNNAKASLHAAEAAILNAQLEVDKLTPLVQNKVVSDFQLKTAKTAYKIAQANAEQAKASVASAQINLGYTNVKATVSGYIGRIPKKQGSLVSPTDQVALTQLSDIHEVHVYFALAENDFNNFNANYPGKSPADRIKHLPAVELLLADNSAYPIKGKIDMIDGQFDKNTGAITLRASFPNASGILRSGNTGKIRLGLQHDDAILVPQSSTVEMQDKVFVFTVGDSSKVKKQAITIVGKAGENYLVKDGVKAGDQIVLSGVDKLQEGMVIQPQKAADKVAVAKTKK from the coding sequence ATGAAATCTCTACATCGCTTGTACCCTTTACTTAACACTGTTAAACAGTTTAATAGTATTAAGTTATTGTTAACAATTTCTCTTCTATCTATAATTTTGGTGAGCTGTAAGTCATCTCCGGAGCAATCAGCAGCTGCACCACCGCCACCTGCACTGCCTGTAAGCGCGATTAACTCGAGTACAGAAACCACCTATATCGAATATCCGGCCTCTATTCAGGGTGCTGTTGATATCGACGTTCGCCCGCAGGTGAGTGGTTATTTACAAAGTGTACTGGTTAACGAAGGTGCTTATGTAACGGCAGGACAAACCCTGTTCAAAATCAATGAAAACCCTTATCGCGAGGCGTTAAACAATGCTAAAGCAAGTTTACATGCAGCAGAAGCGGCCATCTTAAACGCTCAGTTGGAAGTGGATAAGTTAACCCCTCTTGTTCAGAATAAAGTAGTTTCTGATTTTCAGTTGAAGACGGCTAAAACAGCTTATAAAATCGCTCAGGCAAATGCCGAACAAGCTAAAGCCAGTGTGGCTTCGGCACAGATTAACTTAGGTTATACCAATGTTAAGGCTACAGTGAGCGGTTACATCGGCCGTATCCCGAAGAAACAGGGAAGTTTAGTTTCTCCAACTGATCAGGTAGCGTTAACACAATTATCAGATATCCACGAAGTGCATGTTTATTTCGCTCTGGCTGAAAACGACTTCAATAACTTCAATGCCAACTACCCGGGTAAAAGTCCTGCCGACCGGATTAAACATTTACCAGCGGTTGAACTTTTATTGGCCGATAACTCAGCTTATCCGATTAAAGGTAAGATTGATATGATTGACGGTCAGTTTGATAAAAACACCGGTGCCATTACGTTAAGGGCCAGTTTCCCTAATGCCAGCGGAATCCTTCGCTCAGGTAATACGGGTAAAATCCGTTTAGGTTTACAACACGATGATGCCATTCTGGTACCGCAGTCTTCGACGGTAGAAATGCAGGATAAGGTATTTGTGTTTACCGTAGGCGACAGCAGTAAGGTGAAAAAACAAGCCATTACCATTGTGGGTAAAGCCGGCGAAAATTACCTGGTTAAAGACGGGGTAAAAGCTGGCGACCAGATCGTGTTAAGCGGCGTTGATAAATTACAGGAGGGTATGGTGATCCAGCCTCAAAAAGCAGCAGATAAAGTAGCTGTTGCCAAAACAAAAAAATAA